From a single Streptomyces sp. NBC_01264 genomic region:
- the narJ gene encoding nitrate reductase molybdenum cofactor assembly chaperone, with protein sequence MSGDALVRLVAGCVLQYPGDYFHDELPRLRAALAGAPAEPARLLGAFLDEAAVQTPIELCSQYTSTFDTRNRRCLYLTWWVDGDTRRRGLSLVRLKRIYRDFGLEFAATELPDFLPVALEFAAREEEAGTELLQEHRAGLELLRLALTESGSPYARVLEAVCATLPGPSPETKAEAKALARNGPPQELVGAGSALEPFGPGLDMPADFPSATPTDLPWPTTAARAAAAASERMPA encoded by the coding sequence ATGAGTGGCGATGCACTGGTACGGCTGGTCGCGGGCTGCGTGCTGCAGTACCCCGGCGACTACTTCCACGACGAACTCCCGCGGCTCCGTGCGGCCCTCGCCGGGGCGCCCGCCGAACCGGCCCGACTCCTCGGGGCGTTCCTCGACGAGGCCGCGGTGCAGACCCCGATCGAGCTGTGCTCCCAGTACACCTCGACCTTCGACACCCGCAACCGGCGCTGCCTCTACCTCACCTGGTGGGTCGACGGCGACACCCGCCGGCGCGGGCTGTCCCTGGTCCGGCTGAAGCGGATCTACCGGGACTTCGGGCTGGAGTTCGCAGCTACGGAACTGCCCGACTTCCTGCCGGTGGCCCTGGAGTTCGCCGCCCGCGAGGAGGAGGCCGGCACCGAGCTGCTCCAGGAGCACCGGGCCGGGCTGGAGCTGCTGCGGCTGGCGCTCACCGAGTCCGGGTCCCCGTACGCCCGGGTCCTCGAGGCCGTCTGCGCGACCCTGCCCGGGCCCTCCCCCGAGACCAAGGCGGAGGCGAAGGCCCTCGCGCGGAACGGGCCGCCGCAGGAGCTGGTGGGCGCGGGCTCGGCGCTGGAGCCCTTCGGGCCGGGCCTCGACATGCCCGCCGACTTCCCGTCGGCCACTCCGACCGACCTCCCCTGGCCCACGACGGCTGCCCGAGCCGCTGCGGCCGCCTCCGAAAGGATGCCCGCCTGA
- a CDS encoding YwiC-like family protein, producing MPPKKGSWIPDQHGAWAMLTVPFLAGAFLSPRPGWQHALLLAAWLLGYAAVFHAQQWLRLRRVAAGRPAVARRHVRPALVLGAATVLAGIPLAVLHPWLLLAGAAAAPFVAVNSWFARRNRERDLANGLAAVVPACGMLLVAARLGGGGLPWAPAAACLLYFAGTVPYVKTMIRERNSRTYYRGSVAYHAVATALAACLSPWLALPFAAYLTRAAVLPGRGLKVAVVGAVEIVGSAALLTSLLLIF from the coding sequence GTGCCGCCGAAGAAGGGCTCCTGGATCCCGGACCAGCACGGGGCGTGGGCGATGCTCACGGTGCCCTTCCTCGCGGGCGCCTTCCTCTCGCCGCGGCCCGGATGGCAGCACGCCCTGCTCCTGGCGGCCTGGCTCCTCGGCTACGCCGCGGTCTTCCACGCCCAGCAGTGGCTGCGTCTGCGCAGGGTCGCCGCCGGGCGCCCGGCGGTGGCGCGGCGGCACGTCCGCCCGGCGCTCGTCCTCGGGGCGGCGACCGTCCTGGCGGGGATCCCGCTCGCGGTGCTCCACCCCTGGCTGCTGCTCGCGGGCGCGGCGGCGGCGCCCTTCGTCGCCGTGAACTCCTGGTTCGCGCGGCGGAACCGCGAGCGGGACCTGGCCAACGGACTGGCCGCGGTGGTCCCGGCGTGCGGGATGCTGCTGGTGGCCGCGCGGCTGGGCGGGGGCGGGCTGCCGTGGGCGCCCGCCGCCGCCTGCCTGCTGTACTTCGCGGGCACGGTCCCGTACGTGAAGACGATGATCAGGGAGCGGAACTCCCGTACGTACTACCGCGGCTCGGTGGCCTACCATGCGGTGGCCACCGCCCTGGCGGCCTGCCTCTCCCCGTGGCTGGCCCTGCCCTTCGCGGCCTACCTGACCCGGGCCGCCGTGCTGCCCGGGCGCGGACTGAAGGTGGCGGTGGTCGGCGCCGTCGAGATCGTGGGATCGGCGGCGCTGCTGACCTCGCTGCTGCTGATCTTCTGA
- the narH gene encoding nitrate reductase subunit beta: MRVMAQVAMVMNLDKCIGCHTCSVTCKQAWTNRQGTEYVWFNNVETLPGQGYPRRWEDQEKWKGGWERTRSGKLRLKAGGRLAKLGKIFANPDLPEIDDYYQPWTYEYKNLTEAPAGDDMPTARPVSQLTGEPIDKIEWGPNWDDNLGGAPTHAPQDPMIEKIRDEVGEKIRFEFEQSFMFYLPRVCEHCLNPACVSSCPSGAMYKREEDGIVLVDQDQCRGWRMCVTGCPYKKVYFNHQTGKAEKCTFCFPRIEVGMPTVCSETCVGRMRYLGVMLYDADKVAEAAAVEDEHDLYPSQVECFLDPSDPAVIAAARAAGITDEWLDAARNSPVYDLIATYQVALPLHPEYRTMPMVWYVPPLSPVVEAVAATGSDGEDAGNLFGAIESLRIPVEYLAAVLTAGDTVPVEAVLRRMAAMRAYMRRVNLGEERDESIANAVGLSGQEMEDMFRLLAIAKIEDRFVIPSAARADADALAESHPLNDVDQGCPVGALPEPRVMLNLGDTRRRP, encoded by the coding sequence ATGCGCGTGATGGCACAGGTCGCGATGGTCATGAACCTCGACAAGTGCATCGGCTGCCACACCTGCTCGGTCACCTGCAAGCAGGCGTGGACCAACCGGCAGGGCACCGAGTACGTCTGGTTCAACAACGTCGAAACCCTCCCCGGCCAGGGTTACCCGCGCCGCTGGGAGGACCAGGAGAAGTGGAAGGGCGGCTGGGAGCGCACCCGCTCCGGCAAGCTCCGCCTCAAGGCGGGCGGCCGCCTCGCCAAGCTGGGCAAGATCTTCGCGAACCCGGACCTGCCGGAGATCGACGACTACTACCAGCCCTGGACCTACGAGTACAAGAACCTCACCGAGGCCCCGGCGGGCGACGACATGCCCACCGCCCGGCCCGTCTCCCAGCTCACCGGCGAGCCCATCGACAAGATCGAGTGGGGTCCGAACTGGGACGACAACCTCGGCGGCGCGCCCACGCACGCCCCGCAGGACCCGATGATCGAGAAGATCCGCGACGAGGTCGGCGAGAAGATCCGCTTCGAGTTCGAGCAGAGCTTCATGTTCTACCTCCCGCGCGTCTGCGAGCACTGCCTCAACCCCGCGTGCGTCTCCTCCTGCCCCTCCGGCGCGATGTACAAGCGCGAGGAGGACGGCATCGTCCTGGTCGACCAGGACCAGTGCCGCGGCTGGCGGATGTGCGTGACCGGATGCCCGTACAAGAAGGTGTACTTCAACCACCAGACCGGCAAGGCCGAGAAGTGCACCTTCTGCTTCCCGCGCATCGAGGTCGGCATGCCGACCGTGTGCTCGGAGACCTGCGTGGGCCGGATGCGCTACCTCGGCGTGATGCTCTACGACGCCGACAAGGTGGCCGAGGCCGCCGCCGTCGAGGACGAGCACGATCTGTACCCCTCCCAGGTGGAGTGCTTCCTGGACCCCTCGGACCCCGCCGTGATCGCCGCCGCCCGCGCGGCCGGCATCACCGACGAGTGGCTCGACGCGGCCCGCAACTCCCCGGTCTACGACCTGATCGCCACCTACCAGGTCGCCCTCCCGCTCCACCCGGAGTACCGGACGATGCCGATGGTCTGGTACGTCCCGCCGCTCTCCCCCGTCGTCGAGGCGGTCGCCGCCACCGGCAGCGACGGCGAGGACGCCGGGAACCTGTTCGGCGCCATCGAGTCCCTGCGCATCCCCGTCGAGTACCTCGCCGCCGTGCTCACCGCCGGCGACACCGTGCCGGTGGAGGCGGTGCTGCGCCGGATGGCCGCGATGCGCGCCTACATGCGCCGGGTCAACCTGGGCGAGGAGCGGGACGAGTCGATCGCGAACGCCGTCGGGCTGTCCGGGCAGGAGATGGAGGACATGTTCCGGCTCCTGGCCATCGCCAAGATCGAGGACCGCTTCGTCATCCCCAGCGCCGCCCGCGCCGACGCCGACGCGCTCGCCGAATCCCACCCGCTGAACGACGTGGATCAGGGCTGCCCCGTCGGCGCGCTGCCCGAACCCCGGGTGATGCTCAATCTCGGTGATACGAGGAGGCGTCCGTGA
- the narI gene encoding respiratory nitrate reductase subunit gamma codes for MDLLLWGVLPYVSIALLIAGTVWRARFDKFGWTTHSSQLHESRLLRIGSPLFHFGMLFVVLGHVVGLLVPKSWTDAVGVSDHAYHLIALGTGTLTGVAAAAGIGILVYRRFKVPAVRRATLRSDHLMYSFLLGAMVLGLTATMLNSAGMMDGYNYRDGISLWFRSLFTFTPDYHLMAAAPLAFKIHIVFGFVLFALIPYSRLVHMFSVPLKYLFRPYVVYRKRDPKQLANRASKRGWERVS; via the coding sequence ATGGACCTCCTCCTGTGGGGCGTACTCCCGTACGTCTCGATCGCCCTGCTGATCGCGGGCACGGTCTGGCGGGCCCGCTTCGACAAGTTCGGCTGGACCACGCACTCCTCGCAGCTGCACGAGTCGCGGCTGCTGCGCATCGGCTCGCCGCTCTTCCACTTCGGCATGCTCTTCGTGGTCCTGGGCCACGTCGTGGGTCTGCTCGTCCCGAAGAGCTGGACCGACGCCGTGGGCGTGAGCGACCACGCCTACCACCTGATCGCACTGGGCACCGGCACGCTCACGGGCGTCGCCGCCGCCGCGGGCATCGGCATCCTCGTCTACCGGCGCTTCAAGGTGCCGGCCGTGCGCAGGGCGACGCTGCGCAGCGACCACCTGATGTACTCGTTCCTGCTCGGCGCGATGGTGCTCGGGCTGACGGCCACGATGCTCAACTCGGCCGGGATGATGGACGGGTACAACTACCGCGACGGCATCTCGCTCTGGTTCCGCAGCCTGTTCACCTTCACCCCGGACTACCACCTGATGGCGGCGGCCCCGCTCGCCTTCAAGATCCACATCGTCTTCGGCTTCGTCCTGTTCGCGCTGATCCCGTACTCGCGCCTGGTGCACATGTTCTCGGTGCCGCTGAAGTACCTGTTCCGGCCGTACGTGGTCTACCGCAAGCGGGACCCGAAGCAGCTGGCCAACCGCGCGAGCAAGCGCGGCTGGGAGCGTGTCTCGTGA
- a CDS encoding GNAT family N-acetyltransferase, with amino-acid sequence MSEIQVVTDRGAWRDGFEERVLAGYRAAGCSEPLSRALLERALRGVDGWAVATDSAGWIAVGVSEDNGATVGRIHDLTAEPGPAATAAREWAERWCAERGAGRVEVRLAGAADGAHAVFADYRVRGQNRMRAAAERPALPPGLAVRPLTEEEYPGWYAGEEAAYIADILRAGALTPEQAKAKSDADFAESLPQGYRTPGHAFYAMEADGQVIGTGWVNHGYLPGVTFGFSLEVYEEHRGKGYGRAAMAVGEWATRQGGDEAMMFNVFGGNEVAMSLYDSTGFAVLDEFRSLPLR; translated from the coding sequence ATGAGCGAAATACAGGTCGTCACCGACCGGGGCGCATGGCGGGACGGCTTCGAGGAGCGGGTGCTCGCCGGGTACCGGGCCGCGGGGTGCTCGGAGCCCCTCTCCCGGGCCCTGCTGGAGCGGGCGCTGAGGGGTGTCGACGGCTGGGCCGTGGCCACGGACAGCGCCGGATGGATCGCGGTCGGGGTGTCCGAGGACAACGGGGCGACCGTGGGCCGGATCCACGACCTGACGGCGGAGCCGGGCCCGGCCGCGACGGCCGCCCGCGAGTGGGCCGAGCGCTGGTGCGCCGAGCGGGGCGCCGGGCGGGTGGAGGTCCGGCTCGCCGGCGCCGCCGACGGCGCGCACGCGGTCTTCGCCGACTACCGCGTGCGGGGCCAGAACCGGATGCGGGCCGCCGCCGAACGTCCGGCCCTGCCGCCGGGCCTCGCCGTACGCCCGCTCACCGAGGAGGAGTACCCCGGCTGGTACGCGGGCGAGGAGGCCGCCTACATCGCGGACATCCTCCGGGCCGGGGCCCTGACCCCGGAGCAGGCCAAGGCCAAGTCCGACGCGGACTTCGCCGAATCCCTCCCGCAGGGCTACCGCACCCCCGGGCACGCCTTCTACGCGATGGAGGCCGACGGGCAGGTGATCGGCACGGGCTGGGTGAACCACGGCTACCTGCCCGGCGTCACCTTCGGCTTCTCGCTGGAGGTGTACGAGGAGCACCGCGGCAAAGGGTACGGCCGGGCCGCGATGGCCGTCGGCGAGTGGGCCACCCGGCAGGGCGGCGACGAGGCGATGATGTTCAACGTCTTCGGCGGCAACGAGGTGGCGATGAGCCTGTACGACAGCACCGGCTTCGCCGTCCTGGACGAGTTCCGCTCGCTGCCCCTCCGCTGA
- a CDS encoding nitrate reductase subunit alpha: MHERHVRDGHQDAAESLIRAGSFFRTAEVSDDLRTVHHTGGRAAEAFYRDRWSHDKVVYSTHGVNCTGSCRWKVYVKDGIITWETQSTDYPSVGPDSPEYEPRGCPRGASFSWYSYSPTRVRYPYVRGTLLEMYREAKARLGDPVEAWADIQSDPVRRRTYQQARGKGGLVRATWEEATEIVAAAHVHTIKEHGPDRVAGFSPIPAMSMASHAAGARFHSLIGAPMLSFYDWYADLPVASPQVFGDQTDVPESGDWWDAAYLMMWGSNVPVTRTPDAHWMAEARYRGQKVVTVSPDYADNTKFADEWMHPHPGTDGALALAMGHVILKEFFVDKQTPFFTDYVRRYTDLPFLVSLTETEQGLVPGKFVTAADLGQETENAQWKTVLVDDATGETVVPNGSLGHRWGKNEKPEWNLDLGDTVPRLTFHGTADESVEIVLPRFEDDERGGTIRRGVPVRRLGGKLVTTVFDLMLAQYGVGREGLPGVWPTGYEDASAPGTPGWQESLTSVPAAQAARVAREFAQTAEQSEGRCMILMGAGTNHWFHSETIYRSFLALLTLTGCQGRNGGGWGHYVGQEKCRPVTGWATLAAASDWSRPPRQMIGAAWFYLHTDQWRYDTLPAEALASPLAKGAFEGMTGSDCLAASTRMGWMPSYPTFDRNPLELGEAEDPVASAVEQLKSGELGFAGEDPDAPHNWPRVLNVWRANLLGSSSKGNEYFLKHLLGTHSNLPEDGPRCTPKDVTYREEDVEGKLDLLMSMDFRMTSTTLLSDVVFPAATWYEKHDLSSTDMHPFLHAFTPAVDPPWQARSDYDAFKGLAERFGELAKTHLGVRKDLVATALQHDTPGGEMAQPGGVALDWSKGECEPVPGRTMYNLAVVERDYGAVGSKFAALGPLVDKLGVTTKAVTFDVAEEIAYLGAKNGTVRGGVADGRPRLETAQQACEAILSLSGTSNGRLATQGFETLEKKVGTPMAHLAAEAEGKRITFADTQARPVPVITSPEWSGSESGGRRYTAFTINTEHLKPWHTLTGRQHFFIDHDWLHEVGESLPVYKPPLNMHTLYGEPELGTVDEKAKSVAVRYLTPHNKWAIHSQYQDNLYMMTLGRGGQTVWMSPQDADAIGVADNDWIEAVNRNGVITARAIVSHKMPPGTVYMNHAQERTVGVPKTEKTGRRGGIHNSLTRVMLKPTHLIGGYAQLTWAFNYLGPTGNQRDEVTVIRRRDQKVEF, encoded by the coding sequence TTGCACGAGCGCCACGTACGCGACGGACACCAGGACGCCGCCGAATCGCTGATCAGGGCGGGCAGCTTCTTCAGGACCGCGGAGGTCTCGGACGACCTGCGGACCGTCCACCACACCGGCGGCCGCGCCGCGGAGGCCTTCTACCGCGACCGGTGGAGCCACGACAAGGTCGTGTACTCGACCCACGGCGTGAACTGCACCGGCTCCTGCCGGTGGAAGGTCTACGTCAAGGACGGGATCATCACCTGGGAGACCCAGTCCACGGACTACCCCTCCGTGGGCCCGGACAGCCCCGAGTACGAGCCCCGCGGCTGCCCGCGCGGCGCCTCGTTCTCCTGGTACTCCTACTCCCCCACCCGGGTGCGCTACCCGTACGTGCGCGGCACCCTGCTGGAGATGTACCGCGAGGCCAAGGCGCGCCTCGGTGACCCGGTGGAGGCCTGGGCCGACATCCAGTCCGACCCGGTCCGCCGGCGTACGTACCAGCAGGCGCGCGGCAAGGGCGGGCTGGTGCGGGCGACGTGGGAGGAGGCGACGGAGATCGTCGCCGCCGCGCACGTGCACACGATCAAGGAGCACGGTCCGGACCGGGTCGCCGGCTTCTCGCCGATCCCGGCGATGTCGATGGCCTCGCACGCGGCCGGAGCCCGGTTCCACTCGCTCATCGGCGCGCCGATGCTGTCCTTCTACGACTGGTACGCCGACCTCCCGGTCGCCTCCCCGCAGGTCTTCGGGGACCAGACGGACGTCCCGGAGTCGGGCGACTGGTGGGACGCCGCGTACCTGATGATGTGGGGCTCGAACGTCCCCGTCACCCGCACCCCGGACGCCCACTGGATGGCCGAGGCCCGCTACCGCGGCCAGAAGGTCGTCACCGTTTCCCCGGACTACGCGGACAACACCAAATTCGCCGACGAATGGATGCACCCGCACCCCGGTACGGACGGTGCGCTGGCCCTCGCGATGGGCCACGTCATCCTCAAGGAATTCTTCGTCGACAAGCAGACCCCCTTCTTCACGGATTACGTCCGCCGGTACACGGACCTTCCCTTCCTGGTTTCCCTCACCGAAACCGAACAGGGCCTGGTTCCGGGCAAATTCGTCACCGCCGCCGACCTCGGCCAGGAGACGGAGAACGCCCAGTGGAAGACCGTGCTGGTCGACGACGCGACCGGCGAGACCGTGGTGCCGAACGGGTCGCTCGGCCACCGCTGGGGCAAGAACGAGAAGCCCGAGTGGAACCTCGACCTCGGTGACACCGTTCCCCGGCTGACCTTCCACGGCACCGCCGACGAGAGCGTGGAGATCGTCCTGCCCCGCTTCGAGGACGACGAGCGGGGCGGTACGATCCGCCGCGGCGTGCCCGTACGGCGACTGGGCGGCAAGCTCGTCACCACGGTCTTCGACCTGATGCTGGCCCAGTACGGGGTCGGCCGCGAGGGCCTGCCCGGCGTGTGGCCCACCGGCTACGAGGACGCGAGCGCCCCGGGCACCCCCGGCTGGCAGGAGTCGCTGACCTCGGTCCCGGCGGCCCAGGCGGCGCGCGTGGCGCGGGAGTTCGCGCAGACGGCCGAGCAGTCCGAGGGCCGCTGCATGATCCTGATGGGGGCGGGCACCAACCACTGGTTCCACTCCGAGACCATCTACCGCTCCTTCCTGGCCCTGCTCACCCTCACCGGCTGCCAGGGCCGCAACGGCGGCGGCTGGGGCCACTACGTCGGCCAGGAGAAGTGCCGCCCGGTCACCGGCTGGGCGACGCTGGCCGCCGCCTCCGACTGGTCGCGCCCGCCGCGTCAGATGATCGGCGCGGCCTGGTTCTACCTGCACACCGACCAGTGGCGCTACGACACCCTGCCGGCGGAGGCGCTCGCCTCCCCGCTGGCCAAGGGCGCCTTCGAGGGCATGACGGGCTCGGACTGCCTGGCGGCGAGCACCCGGATGGGCTGGATGCCCTCGTACCCGACCTTCGACCGCAACCCGCTGGAGCTGGGCGAGGCCGAGGACCCGGTGGCCTCCGCCGTCGAGCAGCTCAAGAGCGGCGAGCTCGGTTTCGCCGGCGAGGACCCGGACGCCCCGCACAACTGGCCGCGCGTGCTCAACGTATGGCGGGCCAACCTGCTGGGCTCCAGCTCCAAGGGCAACGAGTACTTCCTCAAGCACCTGCTGGGCACCCACTCCAACCTGCCCGAGGACGGGCCGCGCTGCACGCCCAAGGACGTGACGTACCGGGAGGAGGACGTGGAGGGCAAGCTCGACCTGCTCATGTCCATGGACTTCCGGATGACGTCCACGACGCTGCTCTCCGACGTGGTGTTCCCGGCGGCCACCTGGTACGAGAAGCACGACCTGTCCTCCACGGACATGCACCCCTTCCTGCACGCCTTCACCCCGGCCGTGGACCCGCCGTGGCAGGCGCGCTCCGACTACGACGCCTTCAAGGGGCTGGCCGAGCGCTTCGGCGAGCTCGCGAAGACCCACCTGGGCGTGCGCAAGGACCTGGTCGCCACCGCCCTCCAGCACGACACCCCGGGCGGTGAGATGGCGCAGCCCGGCGGGGTCGCGCTGGACTGGTCGAAGGGCGAGTGCGAGCCCGTACCGGGCCGGACCATGTACAACCTGGCGGTCGTGGAGCGTGACTACGGGGCGGTCGGGAGCAAGTTCGCCGCGCTCGGCCCGCTCGTCGACAAGCTGGGCGTGACCACCAAGGCGGTCACCTTCGACGTGGCCGAGGAGATCGCCTACCTCGGTGCGAAGAACGGCACGGTGCGCGGCGGCGTCGCCGACGGCCGTCCGCGCCTGGAGACCGCGCAGCAGGCCTGCGAGGCGATCCTCTCGCTGTCCGGCACCAGCAACGGCCGGTTGGCCACGCAGGGGTTCGAGACCCTGGAGAAGAAGGTCGGCACCCCGATGGCCCACCTGGCCGCCGAGGCCGAGGGCAAGCGGATCACCTTCGCCGACACCCAGGCCCGCCCCGTCCCGGTGATCACCTCGCCGGAGTGGTCGGGCTCCGAGTCCGGCGGGCGCCGGTACACGGCCTTCACGATCAACACCGAGCACCTCAAGCCCTGGCACACCCTCACCGGCCGCCAGCACTTCTTCATCGACCACGACTGGCTGCACGAGGTCGGGGAGTCCCTCCCCGTCTACAAGCCGCCGCTGAACATGCACACCCTCTACGGGGAGCCCGAGCTCGGCACCGTGGACGAGAAGGCGAAGTCGGTGGCCGTGCGGTACCTGACCCCGCACAACAAGTGGGCGATCCACAGCCAGTACCAGGACAACCTCTACATGATGACCCTGGGCCGCGGCGGCCAGACGGTGTGGATGTCCCCGCAGGACGCCGACGCCATCGGGGTCGCGGACAACGACTGGATCGAGGCGGTCAACCGCAACGGCGTGATCACCGCCCGCGCGATCGTCTCCCACAAGATGCCGCCCGGCACGGTGTACATGAACCACGCGCAGGAGCGCACGGTCGGCGTCCCCAAGACGGAGAAGACCGGCCGCCGCGGCGGCATTCACAACTCCCTGACCCGGGTGATGCTCAAGCCCACCCACCTCATCGGCGGTTACGCCCAGCTGACCTGGGCCTTCAACTACCTCGGCCCGACCGGCAACCAGCGCGACGAGGTGACGGTCATCCGCCGCCGCGACCAGAAGGTGGAGTTCTAA